One part of the Gossypium raimondii isolate GPD5lz chromosome 1, ASM2569854v1, whole genome shotgun sequence genome encodes these proteins:
- the LOC105781006 gene encoding stigma-specific STIG1-like protein 1, with protein MKFTKLVFVSVLIVVIVLSTSAASNLDHQQDTTDFNDAIMDSSEYSSAQGRWLLQNKRTRRVTCKKFPGICDAKGSPGPQCCKKKCVNILTDRHNCGKCGKKCKYNEICCKGKCVNPSFNRKHCGGCNNRCSNGEFCVFGLCNYA; from the coding sequence ATGAAGTTTACAAAGCTAGTTTTCGTATCGGTTCTCATCGTGGTTATAGTCCTAAGCACTTCAGCAGCATCAAATCTAGACCATCAACAAGATACTACTGATTTTAATGATGCAATAATGGATTCATCAGAGTACTCTTCAGCACAAGGTCGCTGGCTCTTGCAAAACAAACGAACTCGTAGGGTTACTTGCAAGAAGTTTCCCGGGATTTGTGATGCAAAGGGGAGCCCTGGACCTCAATGCTGCAAGAAAAAATGTGTGAACATATTAACAGACAGGCATAACTGTGGAAAGTGTGGGAAGAAATGCAAGTACAATGAGATATGCTGTAAGGGAAAATGTGTGAATCCATCTTTCAATAGGAAACATTGTGGTGGATGCAACAATAGGTGCAGCAATGGAGAGTTTTGTGTTTTTGGTCTGTGCAATTACGCttag